The DNA sequence GGGTTATAACAGTACCATTGAGCACTTATGGGAAGGCGCACAACTGAACCTGTTGGAGGTGTATATTGATCCGGATGGGGTATATGTACCCAAGCATTTGGTATTGGAGCCGGATTACCTGATTGACGTATCAGCGGTGGCAGAGTGTTTTCAGCGTGATGGAATCAATCCTTTGCTGTACCTGAACAAGAAGTTTGACGAGACGGAAACCAGTGCAGCCATGCAATTGGGTAACGTTGCCAACTTCTTTCTGGATGAGCTGTTGAATGAAGATATCCTTGAGCCAGTAACATTTGCAGATACCTTTAAAAAGACTTTTAAGCTATATCCGCTTCAGTATTCTACCATCGGCGAACTGAATGACCGTGATGCCTTTATGGGTTTTTACAAGAAGGCAGAAGAACAGTTCAGTAATATCCGCAGGGTAGTGAGGGAAGATTTGAAAGCGGAAGGTGTTAATGAGAACAACTATTATATAGAACCTGCTTTTTACTCAGAAAAATATGGTTTTCAGGGACGATTGGACTTGTTGCATCTTAAGGAGGAAACTGAGGAGCCCCATTTCGATATCTTTGAATTAAAGAGTAGTAAGTCTGTGCCGCAGTTGGGTTTGAGCCGAGATGGTATGTGGAAGAATCATCAAGTGCAGGCATTGATCTATCGGATGCTGTTGCAATCCGTGTTTGATGTGGAAGCCAATCAGGTGAACCCTTCTATTTTCTACTCAGCAACGACCCAGCAAAATTTACGATTTGCTCCCGCAGTACAGTCCTTGGAAAAGGAAATCCTGAATGCCCGTAACCTGATTGTGGCTAGGGAACTTCAACTGGCCCGTTCACCGCACGGTGAGGATGCTGCCAATACACTAAGGCTGATTTCTGAACGAAACTTCCCGAATGCGCCAAGCTTTGTTTCAACTAAAGTAAGAGACTTTGAGCAGGGATTGCGAAATATGACACCATTGGAAAGGGAATACCTATTCTCTTTTGTCAGCTTTATAGCAAAGGAACAGCAGCTTTCCAAGATTGGAGACACGGAATTCAGTCAGGGCTTGGCTTCCCTTTGGTTGGATGATTTTGTTTCAAAGGCGGACTCTTTCAATATCTTCTATGATTTAGAAATAGAGGAAAACCATGCAGACGAAGAGTCACCTTACATCATCTTCAAAAGAACCAATGAGGAAAATAGCTTTGTCAACTTTCGTGAGGGAGATATCGGAGTGCTATACCCAAGGGAAAAGGATGGGGATAGTGTATTGAAGAACCAGATCTTCAAATGTTCCATTGCGCAGATCACCAAAGACCAGATTACGGTCAGGTTCCGTTTCAGGCAACGTAATATTGCCTTCTTTGAGCAGCACCAGCGTTGGGCAATTGAGCATGATGTGTTGGATAATGGTTTTACAGGAATGTATCGAGGACTTTTCAGCTTCCTGAACCATACCTCAAAAACCAAAAAGGATATACTCCTAGGTATTGAGAAACCAAGGAGAGAACCTATCGTGACAGACTTCCAAACTGAAGATGTGCTGAATGAGGAGGAGAGACGCATTATTGGAAAGGCTTTGGCAACCAAGGACTACTTCCTAGTGGTGGGACCTCCAGGTACTGGAAAGACTTCCCGAATGCTGAAGAATATGACTGCCAACCTGCACGCCAATCCTGATACCAATATTTTGTTGTTGGCATATACCAATAGGGCAGTGGACGAAATCTGTGAATCAGTGGACGAAGCCATCAAGGAAACGGCAGATGGAAAACGTAAGTTTATTCGAATTGGGCAGGAATTTTCCACCGCACCGCACTGGCGCGATTGCTTGCTGGACAAGGTAGCGGCTGAAGCTTCCAACAGGCAGGAACTGAAAGATACCATCGGTAAGCATCGCATCTTTATTGGGACGCTGGCTTCCATTACAGGAAAGCTGGAATTGTTTAAGCTCAAGGATTTTGATATTGCCATTGTGGATGAGGCTTCCCAGATTCTGGAACCTCAGATTGTAGGACTGTTGCCTAGAGTAAACCGCTTTATCCTGATCGGTGACCAAAAGCAATTGCCAGCCATTGTACAGCAGGAGCCAGAACTTTCGGAAGTGCATAGTGAGCTATTACAGGATATCGGGCTTTACAACCGCCGAAACTCCTACTTTGAACGTATGTTCAACCGATGCAAGCAGTTTGGTTGGGATTGGGCTTACGATATGCTGACCCATCAGGGTAGAATGCATCAGGAGTTGTCCGTTTTCTCCAACCAGTCATTTTATGATAACAAGCTGACGACTGTGCCATTGCCTTGGCAACATGCAGAGTTGAAGTTTGAGCAAGTAGATGAGCAGAATAAGTTTGAGCAATTGTTGAGCAAGCACAGGTTGGTTTATGTGCCATCCAAAAAGAAAACCGACAACAAATCGGACAAGATCAATGAGGATGAGGCAAAGCTGGTTGTGGAGATGGTTAAGGCTGTAAAAGGCTTATATCTACGCAATGGGATGAAGTTTGACCCGATCAAAACCGTGGGAGTAATTACGCCTTACCGTAACCAGATCGCCCAGATCAGGCATGAGTTGGAAAAAGCAGGTGTAGAGGAGGCAGAGCAATTAACGATAGATACAGTAGAACGCTATCAAGGGAGTCAACGGGAAGTCATAATTATGTCCTTCTGTGCCAATACACCTTTTCAGGTGCAGAACCTGATGTCATTGACCGATGATGGGGAAGTGGACCGCAAACTGAATGTAGCCATTACCCGTGCTCGACAACAGATGGTTTTTGTCGGCAACGAGGAGTTGCTATCAAGGGAAGTTATTTTCTACCGTCTGATAGAGTGGGTGAAATCAAGGAATGGCTATCTGGCAGAAGGAATTGACGAAGTACTAAAGCATCAGTTTGAGTTGCCAGAAGTCAGGATGGAAAGCAAACGTCAGCTAATGGAAGAAGACAAAGACTTTGAGGAAGTATTCAAAGAATTAATTAAAGACCCTGTCAACAATCATCCGAGGACAAAACTCCCTGAAATGGTGATGGGTGCTGATGACCATTACCTGCGAAATATTGTACTAAACTATGGTAGAGCCGACTTTGACAAGCCATTGGAGCATGATTGGACGCATTTGCATTTCAGTCCAGCTGAGCGTGTGGATGCTTACGGTTATATGATGATGCTGCGTAGGTTTTATACTGCCAAATGGCTGTTTTCAAAACATAAGACACAGTTTTTGGAGCATTTTGAAGCGAATGGAAATAAGATTTTCTTCTTTGACTTTGGCTGTGGGCCAATGACTTCAGGTCTGGCATTCAATCAGGTTTTTAGAGATACACGGAAGCACTTTGTCTTTAATTATATTGGGATTGACAAGTCTGAAGCCATGCTCAAAAAAGGAAAGGCTTTTGCCAAGGGAGGA is a window from the Limibacter armeniacum genome containing:
- a CDS encoding DEAD/DEAH box helicase, which translates into the protein MAENPRAVEFFDELYELHIEDLLDGRQKYTKLKTLLEQICKDLTKDERMHTSNLFARLAFLGNKKKLSRRLLWSLHAVRITAEKVRKHRYNPTENEWFFAVQTVASGISVLYAEEVDEEKQPLDIPERLAEIQPDKVPYHAEPRQIEERIGCLRVEVLDINKEEGILLCADESNHDEDMIKVRFNVYDWNMGYNSTIEHLWEGAQLNLLEVYIDPDGVYVPKHLVLEPDYLIDVSAVAECFQRDGINPLLYLNKKFDETETSAAMQLGNVANFFLDELLNEDILEPVTFADTFKKTFKLYPLQYSTIGELNDRDAFMGFYKKAEEQFSNIRRVVREDLKAEGVNENNYYIEPAFYSEKYGFQGRLDLLHLKEETEEPHFDIFELKSSKSVPQLGLSRDGMWKNHQVQALIYRMLLQSVFDVEANQVNPSIFYSATTQQNLRFAPAVQSLEKEILNARNLIVARELQLARSPHGEDAANTLRLISERNFPNAPSFVSTKVRDFEQGLRNMTPLEREYLFSFVSFIAKEQQLSKIGDTEFSQGLASLWLDDFVSKADSFNIFYDLEIEENHADEESPYIIFKRTNEENSFVNFREGDIGVLYPREKDGDSVLKNQIFKCSIAQITKDQITVRFRFRQRNIAFFEQHQRWAIEHDVLDNGFTGMYRGLFSFLNHTSKTKKDILLGIEKPRREPIVTDFQTEDVLNEEERRIIGKALATKDYFLVVGPPGTGKTSRMLKNMTANLHANPDTNILLLAYTNRAVDEICESVDEAIKETADGKRKFIRIGQEFSTAPHWRDCLLDKVAAEASNRQELKDTIGKHRIFIGTLASITGKLELFKLKDFDIAIVDEASQILEPQIVGLLPRVNRFILIGDQKQLPAIVQQEPELSEVHSELLQDIGLYNRRNSYFERMFNRCKQFGWDWAYDMLTHQGRMHQELSVFSNQSFYDNKLTTVPLPWQHAELKFEQVDEQNKFEQLLSKHRLVYVPSKKKTDNKSDKINEDEAKLVVEMVKAVKGLYLRNGMKFDPIKTVGVITPYRNQIAQIRHELEKAGVEEAEQLTIDTVERYQGSQREVIIMSFCANTPFQVQNLMSLTDDGEVDRKLNVAITRARQQMVFVGNEELLSREVIFYRLIEWVKSRNGYLAEGIDEVLKHQFELPEVRMESKRQLMEEDKDFEEVFKELIKDPVNNHPRTKLPEMVMGADDHYLRNIVLNYGRADFDKPLEHDWTHLHFSPAERVDAYGYMMMLRRFYTAKWLFSKHKTQFLEHFEANGNKIFFFDFGCGPMTSGLAFNQVFRDTRKHFVFNYIGIDKSEAMLKKGKAFAKGGLLESVSYYNFQKALKDANWGYIQDCFSQPHTVILNFAYIFSSLELSEALLLVKEINRMVTQFPQNRYILISQSSISDSRNYNFKHFCERLKGIQKELSVGSGRVTCSHDAFCDYDKSEEVYFEVLSN